The following proteins come from a genomic window of Dysidea avara chromosome 12, odDysAvar1.4, whole genome shotgun sequence:
- the LOC136241278 gene encoding uncharacterized protein, producing MVKNCCVVGCHNVFGIKGKISFYRFPSAIKYPVKRSKWIASVKCENWIPNRNTWICSEHFVTGQKSNDTLAPNYIPTIFPQVKSPAKRKLEKIVLLYLNEDRRPNANGSMLCSNKRCPVGKRMKEKLKMVMKAMMHDESNTDPDNASDIADDQVVADEIVDDTSDDLEEGEDDEAIMMPFSEDATDHEPVFRCDFCKDLEDELQQPRNIVNILNWSIKS from the coding sequence ATGGTGAAGAACTGTTGTGTAGTTGGCTGCCACAACGTATTCGGCATAAAGGGGAAAATTTCATTCTATCGATTTCCTTCAGCCATAAAGTATCCTGTGAAGCGAAGTAAATGGATAGCGTCTGTAAAATGTGAAAACTGGATTCCCAATCGTAATACTTGGATCTGCAGTGAGCACTTTGTGACAGGCCAGAAAAGCAATGATACTTTGGCACCCAACTATATCCCTACAATATTTCCACAGGTTAAATCACCTGCAAAGCGAAAACTGGAGAAAATAGTGCTGCTGTATTTGAACGAAGACAGGCGACCAAATGCAAACGGCTCTATGCTGTGCAGCAACAAACGTTGTCCAGTAGGGAAGAGAATGAAGGAGAAGCTGAAGATGGTAATGAAAGCGATGATGCATGATGAAAGTAACACTGACCCTGATAATGCCTCAGACATTGCTGATGACCAAGTAGTTGCTGATGAAATAGTAGATGACACTTCTGATGACCTTGAGGAGGGGGAAGATGACGAAGCAATCATGATGCCTTTTTCTGAAGATGCTACAGATCATGAACCAGTTTTCAGATGTGATTTTTGTAAAGACCTGGAAGATGAACTTCAACAGCCAAGAAACATTGTAAACATCTTGAATTGGTCAATAAAAAGCTAA